The uncultured Methanomethylovorans sp. genome contains a region encoding:
- a CDS encoding IS5 family transposase: MSNKYLKFVDTALAVSGKSHLPIYSCKYSKRKYTQHQLLTLILLKEYLNVDYRSIVELVELMESLKLRIGLKEVPHYTTLHKFITRLRSILFRSLLQQTLKLFYSYGEKIEIIAIDSSGFTSGHCSYYYSFRTGKKRRSFLKVSISIDTKKFIITGFKISGKPIHDAKHAMTLLRQCHKNRQSKFYLMDKGYDSEAIHSLVREELDAVAMIPLRERKRKKIKGKYRRKMIDEFEEILYHCRNLVETMFSVLKRKYGEEVKAKKYWNQAKEVKLKLLVHNLDRYVKVTYIVQMSISTKPNLQLTIKTTSSFFF; this comes from the coding sequence TTGTCAAATAAGTACTTAAAGTTTGTTGATACAGCTTTAGCTGTATCAGGAAAATCACACCTGCCGATCTATAGTTGCAAATATTCGAAAAGGAAATATACACAACACCAGCTATTGACCTTGATTTTGTTAAAAGAATATCTTAATGTAGATTACAGAAGTATTGTTGAACTTGTTGAATTAATGGAGAGTTTGAAGTTAAGAATTGGTTTAAAAGAGGTTCCACATTATACCACACTTCACAAGTTTATAACTAGACTTAGGTCAATTCTTTTCAGATCGTTGTTACAGCAAACACTAAAACTGTTCTATTCATATGGCGAAAAAATAGAGATAATTGCCATTGATTCGAGTGGATTTACGAGTGGTCACTGTAGCTACTATTACTCTTTTAGGACTGGAAAGAAACGTAGATCATTCCTAAAAGTGAGTATTTCCATTGATACAAAGAAGTTTATTATCACTGGTTTTAAGATATCTGGTAAGCCTATCCATGATGCAAAGCATGCGATGACATTGCTACGGCAATGTCATAAAAATCGCCAATCAAAGTTTTACCTTATGGACAAAGGTTACGATTCTGAAGCTATACATTCTCTAGTAAGGGAAGAACTAGACGCAGTAGCTATGATTCCTTTGAGAGAAAGGAAAAGGAAGAAGATCAAGGGTAAGTATCGTAGAAAAATGATCGATGAGTTTGAGGAAATATTGTACCATTGCAGAAATCTTGTAGAAACGATGTTCTCTGTTCTGAAAAGGAAATACGGGGAAGAAGTGAAGGCAAAAAAGTATTGGAATCAAGCAAAAGAGGTTAAATTGAAACTATTAGTGCATAACCTTGACAGGTATGTCAAGGTTACATATATTGTTCAAATGAGCATTTCTACAAAGCCAAATCTTCAGTTAACAATAAAAACTACCTCATCCTTTTTCTTTTAA
- a CDS encoding GNAT family N-acetyltransferase gives MVLIRPFTSSDNDALLNIEKLSPQGNDKLAMVADLSPDITIRYELYDNWEIMVAEEHEQIVGYVGWTVKNGPIKPYIYLIEVMVDPSFRRKGIGTQLIKEVEKCAKDINASYIYCYMYGPSEPSIKFMEKMGYIKEKEITICEMSTSKKERTKGKYELEHINESDLPKAVELINQYYAGRTHFMPFTPKSFKDRVNGILGYGLENFIVAKENEKIIACGGFWDTAVFAEMVYIKEPLMWRLISNVQGTLRHLTHMTLIPKEGKYFKFRNIVNHAFKPGHADAMVDIFEHCSSVMYETRCEFFGTYMDPADPLLEVLKEFRPHFEKEYIYAKPITGTLPDFSNFYVDCRDTIF, from the coding sequence ATGGTACTAATCAGACCCTTCACATCTAGTGACAATGATGCGTTGCTTAATATTGAAAAATTGAGTCCGCAAGGTAACGACAAACTAGCTATGGTGGCTGACCTATCTCCGGATATTACCATCAGATATGAGCTTTATGATAACTGGGAGATAATGGTAGCAGAGGAACATGAACAGATTGTAGGTTATGTGGGATGGACAGTCAAAAATGGACCTATTAAACCATATATATACCTAATCGAAGTCATGGTAGACCCAAGTTTTCGAAGAAAAGGTATAGGAACCCAACTGATCAAAGAAGTAGAAAAATGTGCAAAGGATATCAATGCTTCCTATATCTATTGTTATATGTATGGACCAAGTGAACCTTCCATAAAATTTATGGAAAAAATGGGCTACATAAAGGAAAAAGAGATTACAATCTGTGAAATGTCTACCAGCAAGAAAGAGAGAACAAAAGGAAAATATGAACTCGAACACATTAACGAGTCAGATCTACCTAAAGCTGTAGAACTTATCAACCAATACTATGCTGGGAGAACACATTTCATGCCATTTACACCTAAAAGTTTTAAAGATCGTGTCAATGGAATATTGGGGTATGGACTTGAAAATTTCATAGTTGCAAAGGAAAATGAAAAAATAATTGCTTGTGGAGGCTTCTGGGACACAGCAGTATTTGCAGAAATGGTCTATATCAAAGAACCACTAATGTGGAGGCTCATATCAAATGTGCAAGGAACCCTACGACATCTCACACATATGACACTCATACCTAAGGAGGGCAAGTACTTTAAATTCCGCAATATCGTTAATCATGCATTCAAACCAGGGCATGCAGATGCCATGGTGGATATTTTTGAACACTGCAGTTCCGTGATGTACGAAACAAGATGTGAGTTCTTTGGTACTTATATGGATCCAGCTGATCCTCTCCTTGAAGTGCTGAAGGAATTCAGACCTCACTTTGAAAAAGAGTATATATATGCAAAACCTATTACAGGAACACTTCCAGACTTCAGTAACTTCTATGTGGACTGCAGGGATACGATATTCTAA
- a CDS encoding class I adenylate-forming enzyme family protein translates to MKIDAYLTEHARKTPSRIFLEEGNNSISYGALEASVNDIASSMREYRHCRFAILEEMGIQYIKMLMAVYRSDNIAIPMPIEMPPSSLEKILDAGHVRNIITTETQYSKFGEAFFERFGTVIIISDDNSCKFLRKELSVESNHPKLRLVLYTSGTTGIPKGVMLSDKNITTNAAAIIKILNLTSADKAAQVISPHHAFGNSIINSHLMSGGCISMGNMKFIGSVFGLIESDVTVFYGVPSTYRILLRYPDRFKKAFSNVKVAASAGGGMTKQIVRNIKELAPGIEILPMYGQTEATARLAYVPKQDVEEFIETIGMPIPGVTLDVFDDNRNPVEPNITGELVAKGDNILLGYLDDENATKKKIVDGWMYTGDLAQKLPNGYFKLMGRKDDLLKIGDHLVNPREIEKSIENNNKVSAVFVVPVPHDLMGTAICLMVIPEPETDIDVLFKFCRKNLPSHLHPKEILFIDHLPLTENGKICNRLILEEYKNVKNCM, encoded by the coding sequence ATGAAAATAGATGCATATCTTACAGAGCATGCCAGAAAAACACCTTCTCGCATTTTCCTAGAAGAGGGTAATAATTCCATATCATATGGGGCCCTTGAAGCTAGTGTTAATGACATAGCTTCATCTATGCGGGAATATAGGCATTGTAGGTTTGCAATACTTGAAGAGATGGGCATCCAGTACATAAAAATGCTTATGGCAGTATACAGATCGGATAATATTGCTATCCCTATGCCGATCGAAATGCCTCCATCTAGTCTGGAAAAGATACTTGATGCTGGACATGTCAGGAATATAATTACAACAGAGACACAGTACTCTAAATTTGGGGAAGCTTTTTTCGAGCGTTTTGGGACTGTCATCATCATTTCAGATGATAATTCCTGTAAGTTTTTACGCAAGGAACTATCAGTAGAGTCAAATCACCCTAAATTAAGACTTGTATTGTACACTTCTGGTACTACAGGTATTCCTAAAGGGGTCATGTTAAGTGATAAAAATATTACCACAAATGCAGCAGCTATTATCAAAATACTAAATCTCACTTCCGCTGATAAAGCAGCACAGGTAATATCCCCACACCACGCTTTTGGAAATTCAATCATTAATTCCCATTTGATGTCAGGCGGATGTATTTCAATGGGGAATATGAAATTCATAGGCTCGGTTTTTGGTTTAATTGAGTCGGATGTTACTGTATTCTATGGTGTACCCAGTACATATCGTATACTTTTGCGTTATCCGGATAGGTTCAAAAAGGCATTTTCTAATGTCAAGGTTGCTGCCTCAGCAGGCGGAGGTATGACCAAACAGATAGTCAGGAACATAAAAGAATTGGCTCCTGGCATCGAGATATTACCAATGTATGGTCAAACTGAAGCTACAGCAAGGCTTGCATACGTACCAAAGCAAGATGTCGAAGAGTTCATCGAAACTATAGGCATGCCAATTCCGGGTGTAACTCTGGATGTATTTGATGACAACAGAAATCCCGTAGAACCAAATATCACAGGTGAACTGGTTGCTAAGGGTGATAATATACTGTTGGGGTATCTAGATGACGAAAATGCAACAAAAAAGAAGATTGTAGATGGATGGATGTATACAGGAGATCTCGCACAGAAATTACCCAATGGATACTTTAAATTAATGGGACGCAAGGACGATCTCCTTAAAATAGGGGACCATTTGGTAAACCCAAGAGAAATAGAAAAATCTATTGAGAACAACAATAAGGTCTCTGCAGTTTTTGTTGTGCCAGTGCCTCATGACCTGATGGGGACTGCCATATGTCTCATGGTGATACCTGAGCCTGAAACTGATATTGACGTTTTGTTCAAGTTCTGTCGCAAGAATCTTCCGTCTCACTTACATCCTAAAGAGATTCTCTTTATTGACCACCTTCCATTAACTGAGAATGGTAAGATCTGTAATCGATTGATTCTAGAGGAATACAAAAATGTCAAAAATTGTATGTAA
- a CDS encoding acyl carrier protein, whose translation MENIKTTIVNYLKDNSFMDKNANLTDTDSLTQSGIIDSIGLLELLDYISEKYSIEIPEDMLIPENLDSLKGLTSMVTKLTK comes from the coding sequence ATGGAAAATATAAAAACAACTATAGTCAATTACCTAAAAGACAATTCTTTTATGGACAAGAACGCCAATTTGACAGATACCGATTCTCTTACTCAGAGTGGGATCATAGATTCAATTGGTTTACTCGAATTGTTGGATTACATAAGTGAAAAATATTCAATAGAAATTCCTGAAGACATGCTTATTCCGGAAAATCTAGATTCATTAAAAGGATTAACTAGTATGGTAACCAAACTTACAAAGTGA